A segment of the Brevibacterium zhoupengii genome:
ACCTCGGGACGGAAGCGATAGCCTAAGTTCCAATAGGCCTCGATCCGATCCGGTTTCCACTCATCGGCCAGTGGCATGCGCCTGACACCGCAGCCGCACATTCCCAGCACCGGCCCGTCCTCGGTTTCGCGAACGATCCACGATCCAAGGCCGTCGATCTCCCAATCGGCGATGCGGGTCAGCAGGTACGCCTCTGCTTCCTCCCGTTTGACCATCCTGCCGCTGGGGAAGTGCGTCCACACGCGGGGGTCACTGTAGATCTCGAAGATCTCGTCCAGATCTCCAAGACCCGGGCGGTCAAGCACGAACGGCTCAGTCATCAGGCGTTGTGAGCGGCCTTGATAGCCGCGTCGAGATCGGCCCACAGGTCCTCGGCGTGCTCGATGCCCACGCTCAGACGCAGCAGTCCGTCGGGCACCGACTTCGGTTCCGAGGTATTGCGCCGGCGACGTTCGATGAGTGATTCCACTCCGCCCAGGGAGGTGGCCGGCGTCCACACTCGGACCGCCTCGGCGACGGCTGTGGCCTGTTCCGCGGTTTCTGTGCAGAAGGCGACGACCGCACCAAAGCCAGAGAGCTGCGCTGCCGCGCGTTCGTGGCCGGGGTCGGTGGGCAGACCCGGGTAGCGGGTCTCGACGACGTTAGGGTGCGTGCTCAGGCGTTCAGCGATCAGCGCGGCATTGGCCTGGGCGCGCTCCATGCGCACCGACAGTGTCCGCAGGCCCCGCAGTGCCAACCAGACTTCGAAGGGCCCGGCGATCGCTCCGCGCAGTGAGCGTTCGCCGTGCAGCCGCTTATGCAGATCTTCGCTGCTGGTCAGCACTGCACCGAGGACGACGTCCGAGTGACCAGCAAGGTATTTGGTCACGGAGTGGACGACGACGTCGGCACCCAGGTCCAGCGGCGTCTGCAGGAGTGGGGTCGCGAAGGTATTGTCGACGACAGTGAGGATGCCGCGTTCGCGTGCGGCGGAGATGAGTGCAGGGGTGTCCGCGACTTCGAGCATCGGGTTCGTCGGAGACTCGATCCACAGCACCGCCGAGGCGGCACTCACGTCATCGAGTGCGCTGACGACGGCCTCTGTGTCGGCGATGTCGACGGTGGTGAGGGTGAATCCGCTGCGCTCGGCGACCTCACCCGCGGATTCCAGTGACCCCTGGTAGCAGTGCCGGGGCATGATCAGGGTGCCCTCGCGAGGGACCAGGCTCAGTGCCGCTGCGATCGCGGCGAGTCCCGAACCGAATACCAGCCCGGGCAGTTGGGCATGTTCGAGTTCAGCCAGCGCCTCTTCGAACGGAGTCCATGCCGGGGTCGAGAACCGACCGTAGACATAGTCGGAATGATCGATCTCGCCGCTGCCGACAAAGGTCGAGGACAGTTCGATGGGAGGGTTGACCGAGGAACCGTTCGAGCGTGGCGGACGACCCGCTTCGACGACGACGGTCTCTGGCGCGTGGGAGGAATCTCGTGTGGTCATTTTCCCAATATATGTCGTGTCCAGGCGGCTGTGCATCGATGTCTCAGTCACACCTCAGTTGTTCCGTGCAGACAGCCACGCGGCACGGGCCTCGCGTTTCAGTCGTGCACGTTGACCATGTGCTCCAGCAGTGCTCGGGCTCCGGTTGAAAGCCGACGCCTGGGCGACCACACCGCGTGCAGTTCCCGGTCGAGGGCGACTCCGGACTCCACTGGCAGCGGCACCAGGCGGCGAGCGCTGAAGTCATCGCGCAGGGCCAACTCCGAGAGCACGACCGGCGCGATACCGGTGGCTGCGGCGATCTTCAGCGCCGAGTTCGACCCGTACTCCCCCGCCACGCGCGCTCCGCCGTACTGTGCCAAAGCGGCGTCGAGGACCTCTCGCGTTCCCGAACCGACCTCTCTGACCAGAAGCGGCACCGTCGCCAACTCCTCGGCGCCGATCGGGTGAGTCCAGGCCTCGGCGAAGGTGGGTGCGGAGGCGATCATGAGCCGGTCATGACCGACCACCTCGGCAGGGAAGCCCTCCGGCAGGGACACGGATTCGATGAGTCCGAGGTCGCAGCGCTGCTCGCGCACTGCCGCGATGACTGCCGAGGAGTTCTCGACGGCCAGGCCCACGTCGATGTCGGGATGCATCGAGGTGAACGTCGTCAGATATCTCGGCAGCAGGTATTCGGCCACGGTCAGGGAGGCGGACACGCGCACGGTGCCGGCCCGGGCATCCTGGATCGCGCGGGTGCCCGCATTGAGATCGGCATAGGCATCGATGACCTTCGAGGCCCACTGGGCAACCGCGTGGCCTTCGGCGGTGAGCTGGGTGCCCTGCGGAGAGCGCTGCAGCAGAGGTACCTTGAGATCCCGTTCGAGATTGCGCAGGCTGCGCGAGGCATTCGGCTGGGCAAGTCCCATCGCCTCGGCGGCCTGTCCGATGGATTGAGCGCTCGCGCTCAGCGTCACCAGCAGCCCCAGAGCCGGCAGCTCGGGCCAATCCTGCATTCTGCTGAGATCCTGCATGGCCCGATTATGCCATATCATCCCGATATGGGTTGTTCGACTTTTGGCGGCTACCGCTTCCCGCCCCTGCTTGACAGACTGAAGCAATGAAGCGCATTGTCCGTCTCCTCCCCGGCCTGGGGGTCGCCGCAGCCGCCACCGCGATCGCGTGGCCCATCTCCATGCTGGCTCCCGTCCTCTCCCCGCTCCTCATCGCCATCGTCCTGGGGATCATTGTGGGCAATGCCTTTCCTGAGCTGCCGCCGACCTTCCGGCCCGGTCTCGACTTCGCTGCCAAACCTCTCCTGCGATTGGGCATTGTGGCCCTCGGCGCGCAGGTGGTTCTTGGTGACATCCTCGAACTCGGGTGGCTGGTCCTCGTCCTCGCCGCCGTTGTCGTTGCCGTCGGCATCGTCTCCGGACTGCTCCTGGCTCGCCCGTTCCGCGTCGAGTCGAATCTGGCGCTGCTCATCGGGTGCGGGTTCGGCATCTGCGGTGCCGCCGCTGTCGCCGGTGTCGAGTCGACGCTGAAGGCGAAGAAGGAGGACGTGGCCGCGGCGATCGGCCTTGTGGTCCTCTTCGGCACGCTGATGATCGCCGTGATCCCGTCACTGAGCATCGCCTTCGGGCTCGCCCCAGACACCGCAGGAATGTGGGGTGGGGCCTCGACGCACGAGGTCGCGCAGGTCGTCGCGATCGGCGGCATCATCGGCCCAGCTGCTCTGCAGGTCGCCGTCCTCGTCAAGCTCTCCCGCGTCATCATGCTCGCCCCGACCGTCGCCGTCCTCAGCCTGGTGATGCGTCGCAGGGAGAGCCGGGCGCAGGCCTCGGTGACTTCTCCCGCCGAGGTGGCCCCGCAGTCCTCCTCGACTGCGCAGTCCTCGTCGCCGGCCGGGTCATCATCGTCGCCCGGGGAGTCCCTTTCGGGCAGGCGGCCTCCGGCGCCTGCGACGAAACGTCCGCCCATCGTGCCGCTGTTCGTCCTCGGGTTCCTTCTCATGGCGGGTCTGCGCACCTTCGGTCTGCTGCCCGAGGTCGCCGTGTCCGGTCTGGGCTGGCTGCAGACCGTGTGCCTCGCCATGGCGATGTTCGCTCTCGGTCGCGGTGTGCAATGGCGTTCGCTGCGCAACCTCGGCGCCGGTCCCATCGGGCTGGCCGCGACGACGACTCTCATCGTCGCTGCGATAGGACTGGGCGGAGCCCTCCTGTTGACCTGAGCGGGTGCTGACCTGAGCGCGTGCTGGCTTGAGCACACATGCTGGAAGCCCGCCCTGCCGACTGCCCGATCTCGATACGATGATCCTGAAGTCGGCTCGGGAGACGATCCCGAACCGGGGCAAGAACACGAGCGACGCCACGGTGAGCGAAGGATGCAGCAATGAGCGCAAACGCAATAGTCATCGGCAGCGGCGTGATGGGGGCTTCGATCGCCTACTCGCTGGCCAGACGCGGATACACAGTCACCGTCGTCGACAAGAAATCGGGACCGGCCCAGGGATCGACCGGGGCGACGAGTGCGATCGTTCGCTTCACCTATTCGCTGCGAGACTCCATCGCCCTGGCCTGGGAGTCCAAGCATCTGTGGGAGAACCTGCGAGACCACCTCCAGGCGCCGGAAGCGGAACCAGTGGCGGACTTCATTCGCACCGGCATGGCCGTCATCGACATTCCCGGACTGCTTCCGCCCACCCTCCGCTCCGACTTCGACGATCTCTCCATCCCCTACACCGAGTGGGATGCAGTCGACCTCTCGCGGGAGCTGCCCGGCATCGACGTCTCGAACCACTACCCACCCGTGCGTCCCGATGATCCGGCGTTCCTCGATGACAGCGAGGAGGAGGCGAGTGCCCTGTACACACCCGACGGCGGGTACATCTCTGATCCGGTCCTGGCCACGGAGAACTTCGTCCGCGCCGCCCAACGACACGGCGCACAGTTCCTCTACAACGCCGAAGTCATCGCCTTAGACCACCACCTCCTCGACCCACAGCAGAACGTTGAAGGTATGGCTAGCGAAGGAGGCGCACCCGAAGACGTGACCGAAGGCGCGCCCAGAGCAGGCGGCGACTCTACTGAGGGGCGCACCGCTTGGAGCGTCGAGCTTGCCGACGGCAGGGTCCTCGACGCCTCTGTCGTGGTGAATGCGGCAGGCCCTTGGTCCTCGAGACTCAACGAGCTCGCCGGCATCGGATCGGACCATGGGGTCTCACTGACTCCGCTGCGCCAGGAGGTCCACACTCTGCCGGCGGAATCGACTGTCATCCGCGCCGACGGCTCCCGCATCCCTGCACTCCTCGACGCCGGCATCGGCACCTATATGCGCGCCGAGGTGGGAGGGCAGCTGCTCATCGGAGGCTCAGAACCCGAGTGCGACGAACTCGAATGGGTGGATGATCCCGACGAGGTATCCATGAGTGTTCGCCCCGAGCAGTTTGAGACGCAGTCGCTGCGCGCGGCCAAACGATTCAACGACATCACGATACCGAACCGAGCGCGCGGAGTCGTCGGCGTCTACGACGTCGCCGCGGACTGGACGCCGATCTATGATCGGTCAGAGGCAGATGGCTTCTATCAGGCTGTCGGCACCAGCGGCAATCAGTTCAAGAACGCACCGATGGTCGGCGAACTCATGGCAGGCCTCATCGACGCTGTCGAAGCCGGCCACGACCACGACAGTGATCCGGTCCGCATTTCACTCACATACACCGACGAAGAGTTGGACCTGGGCGCCTTCTCCCGCCTGCGCACACCGGCAGGAACAAGCGGCAATGTGATGGGCTGAACTGCGAGCCGCTGGGCCGATCCCCAACTCGCCGGGCCCAGATGAGCACCCTCAAGTGCCGATATCTGGGAAATACCGACCAAATGGCTCGCGGCAACCGTTCCTGCCGGTACTGGGATGGTAGTGTCACTCAGCGAATCAACCAGTTTCGCTCAGCGATATTTCAGCCTCATTGGGGATCCTATGCTCGTACAAATCATTGCGTTGTTGATCTTCGTCGCCCTGTTCGCGATCGGCGCGATCCGGGGCGTGCAGATCGGCGTACTCATGCTCGTCGGCGCCGCCGGAACCGGCCTGTTCCTGACAGATATGACCGTCGACGACATCATTGCGGAGTTCCCGCTGTCCATCATGATCCTGCTGGCCGGGGTCACCTACTTCTTCGCCATTGCGCAGGAGAACGGAACCGTCGACAAGATCATCGACTGGGCACTGGAGAAGGTCGGATCCTCTGCCGTCCTCCTGCCTATCGTCTTCTTCGTCATCACAGCGGGCATTGCCTCCATGGGTGCGCCTCTGGCCGGTCTCGTCATGATGCCGGTCGGCATGCAGGTGGCCCGCAAGTACGGAGTCGACTTCGCTCTGATGGGTCTGGCGATCTGCTTCGCCATCGGCGCCGGTGGGTTCGCCCCGACCAGCCTCTACGGCATCGTCACCTACAGCACCGCCCATGATGCGGGAATCGATCTCTCTCCCTTCCTGCTCTTCGGCATCGCGGTCGTCGTCTACCTCGTGATGCTCACCGTCGCCTATTTCATGTTCGGTCGTCAGCTCTTCGGACGGAAGTCCGCCATGGCCGCTGCAGGATCAGTGCACTCCGGGGCACACGCCACCGGAACGAACGAGTTCGGAACCACCGACGAAGGCGCCGGTTCGACGATCTCCCGCGGATCCGCCTCGGCGACGAAGGTGGCCTTCGGTGAAGACGACGAGGACGAAGCCCTGTTCGACT
Coding sequences within it:
- a CDS encoding LysR substrate-binding domain-containing protein, which codes for MQDLSRMQDWPELPALGLLVTLSASAQSIGQAAEAMGLAQPNASRSLRNLERDLKVPLLQRSPQGTQLTAEGHAVAQWASKVIDAYADLNAGTRAIQDARAGTVRVSASLTVAEYLLPRYLTTFTSMHPDIDVGLAVENSSAVIAAVREQRCDLGLIESVSLPEGFPAEVVGHDRLMIASAPTFAEAWTHPIGAEELATVPLLVREVGSGTREVLDAALAQYGGARVAGEYGSNSALKIAAATGIAPVVLSELALRDDFSARRLVPLPVESGVALDRELHAVWSPRRRLSTGARALLEHMVNVHD
- a CDS encoding SLC13 family permease, with amino-acid sequence MLVQIIALLIFVALFAIGAIRGVQIGVLMLVGAAGTGLFLTDMTVDDIIAEFPLSIMILLAGVTYFFAIAQENGTVDKIIDWALEKVGSSAVLLPIVFFVITAGIASMGAPLAGLVMMPVGMQVARKYGVDFALMGLAICFAIGAGGFAPTSLYGIVTYSTAHDAGIDLSPFLLFGIAVVVYLVMLTVAYFMFGRQLFGRKSAMAAAGSVHSGAHATGTNEFGTTDEGAGSTISRGSASATKVAFGEDDEDEALFDSSSSSESAESGPFSFVQILTVVLMVGLIGSVVVLAAFGKEPDIGLLCFLFGAILSLADPKTGKAALPKIDWSTVLLVGGIITFVGVLQNMGAVDLLGEGAEAIGSPLIAAFVLCIVGGLVSAFASTTGILAALVPLALPLIAAGGVPGWALIAALGVCSAVVDVSPFSTLGATVVATVPQDHKARLTRILVKFGMSMVIIGPIVLVGGLVVPAMFF
- a CDS encoding trans-sulfuration enzyme family protein; amino-acid sequence: MTTRDSSHAPETVVVEAGRPPRSNGSSVNPPIELSSTFVGSGEIDHSDYVYGRFSTPAWTPFEEALAELEHAQLPGLVFGSGLAAIAAALSLVPREGTLIMPRHCYQGSLESAGEVAERSGFTLTTVDIADTEAVVSALDDVSAASAVLWIESPTNPMLEVADTPALISAARERGILTVVDNTFATPLLQTPLDLGADVVVHSVTKYLAGHSDVVLGAVLTSSEDLHKRLHGERSLRGAIAGPFEVWLALRGLRTLSVRMERAQANAALIAERLSTHPNVVETRYPGLPTDPGHERAAAQLSGFGAVVAFCTETAEQATAVAEAVRVWTPATSLGGVESLIERRRRNTSEPKSVPDGLLRLSVGIEHAEDLWADLDAAIKAAHNA
- a CDS encoding YeiH family protein, yielding MKRIVRLLPGLGVAAAATAIAWPISMLAPVLSPLLIAIVLGIIVGNAFPELPPTFRPGLDFAAKPLLRLGIVALGAQVVLGDILELGWLVLVLAAVVVAVGIVSGLLLARPFRVESNLALLIGCGFGICGAAAVAGVESTLKAKKEDVAAAIGLVVLFGTLMIAVIPSLSIAFGLAPDTAGMWGGASTHEVAQVVAIGGIIGPAALQVAVLVKLSRVIMLAPTVAVLSLVMRRRESRAQASVTSPAEVAPQSSSTAQSSSPAGSSSSPGESLSGRRPPAPATKRPPIVPLFVLGFLLMAGLRTFGLLPEVAVSGLGWLQTVCLAMAMFALGRGVQWRSLRNLGAGPIGLAATTTLIVAAIGLGGALLLT
- a CDS encoding NAD(P)/FAD-dependent oxidoreductase encodes the protein MSANAIVIGSGVMGASIAYSLARRGYTVTVVDKKSGPAQGSTGATSAIVRFTYSLRDSIALAWESKHLWENLRDHLQAPEAEPVADFIRTGMAVIDIPGLLPPTLRSDFDDLSIPYTEWDAVDLSRELPGIDVSNHYPPVRPDDPAFLDDSEEEASALYTPDGGYISDPVLATENFVRAAQRHGAQFLYNAEVIALDHHLLDPQQNVEGMASEGGAPEDVTEGAPRAGGDSTEGRTAWSVELADGRVLDASVVVNAAGPWSSRLNELAGIGSDHGVSLTPLRQEVHTLPAESTVIRADGSRIPALLDAGIGTYMRAEVGGQLLIGGSEPECDELEWVDDPDEVSMSVRPEQFETQSLRAAKRFNDITIPNRARGVVGVYDVAADWTPIYDRSEADGFYQAVGTSGNQFKNAPMVGELMAGLIDAVEAGHDHDSDPVRISLTYTDEELDLGAFSRLRTPAGTSGNVMG
- a CDS encoding GNAT family N-acetyltransferase yields the protein MTEPFVLDRPGLGDLDEIFEIYSDPRVWTHFPSGRMVKREEAEAYLLTRIADWEIDGLGSWIVRETEDGPVLGMCGCGVRRMPLADEWKPDRIEAYWNLGYRFRPEVQGRGYASEISRLAIARAQELKPEMPVIAYLLEHNEASRKVAEKVGLSLQHRAPDAGNPDPQAMRLVFADRTLTGTQLAAALI